A region from the Fusarium graminearum PH-1 chromosome 4, whole genome shotgun sequence genome encodes:
- a CDS encoding m7G tRNA methyltransferase → MTEHLPNKQKGRERDRIKRTKDGVTQLPRKKFYRQRAHANPFSDHMLEYPKSPDHMDWSPYFPHYVQEGTSEDSSKPPRLTKDVEIVDIGCGFGGLTVALAPKMPDTLTLGLEIRTQVAGYVQERIKALRSQNSDNMYQNVACIRANTMKFLPNFFRKAQLSKIFICFPDPHFKARKHKARIVSTTLNSEYAYALRPGGIVYTITDVEDLHLWMVQHLEAHPAFERISKEEEEADECVHVMSTETEESKKVTRNNGQKFVALFRRLEDPPW, encoded by the exons ATGACAGAACACCTTCCAAATAAGCAAAAAGGCCGCGAGAGGGATCGCATAAAGAGGACCAAAGATGGAGTCACTCAGTTGCCGCGCAAAAAGTTCTATCGCCAGCGAGCGCATGCGAATCCTTTCTCTGACCATATGCTAGAATA TCCCAAATCGCCTGATCATATGGACTGGTCGCCATACTTCCCTCACTATGTTCAAGAAGGAACATCAGAAGACTCTTCAAAGCCTCCTCGTCTGACAAAAGATGTTGAGATTGTCGATATTGGTTGCGGTTTCGGAGGTCTCACAGTTGCTCTGGCTCCCAAGATGCCGGATACTCTCACACTTG GCCTGGAGATTCGCACACAAGTGGCAGGGTACGTTCAAGAGCGTATAAAAGCGCTGCGATCACAAAACTCGGACAACATGTATCAGAACGTTGCCTGCATCCGAGCAAACACGATGAAGTTCCTCCCCAACTTCTTCAGGAAGGCCCAGctctccaagatcttcatctgctTTCCCGACCCTCACTTCAAGGCCAGAAAGCACAAGGCTAGAATTGTATCAACAACACTGAACTCGGAGTACGCTTATGCGCTCCGACCCGGTGGCATCGTGTACACCATTACCGATGTTGAGGATTTGCATTTGTGGATGGTTCAGCATCTCGAGGCTCACCCTGCCTTCGAGAGGAtttccaaggaagaagaagaggcgGACGAGTGTGTTCATGTCATGTCGACTGAAACCgaagagagcaagaaggTCACAAGGAATAACGGACAAAAGTTTGTGGCGTTGTTCCGAAGACTTGAGGATCCTCCGTGGTAG
- a CDS encoding fructose-1,6-bisphosphatase: MSTTNSGQESEKVNTNIVTLTRFLTEEQAKHPEATGDFTLLCHALQFSFKSIAYYIRRATLVNLTGLAGSSNITGDDQKKLDVISNDLFIEAMRSSGKCALLVSEEEDEIIYFKDASDARYAVACDPIDGSSNLDAGVSVGTIFAIHKLPEGSKGCKEDILKPGTELLAAGFTMYGASAQLVITMRGGTVNGFTLDNGVGEFILSHPNMRLPKSRDIYSCNEGNSLYWDDKTINYFNSLKQAQENGKPYSARYIGSMVADAYRTLLYGGIFAYPADKKSPKGKLRILYECAPMALIFENAGGQAVDSKMNRLLEVVPEHIHDKAGIFMGSYDEVEKVKKFHQ; the protein is encoded by the exons ATGTCTACCACCAACAGCGGACAAGAATCTGAAAAGGTTAACACTAACATTGTTACCCTTACCCGCTTCCTCACTGAGGAGCAGGCCAAGCACCCCGAGGCTACTGGTGACTTTAC CCTGTTGTGTCACGCTCTCCAGTTCTCTTTCAAGTCCATCGCCTACTACATCCGACGCGCCACCCTTGTAAACCTCACCGGTCTGGCTGGTTCTTCCAACATTACCGGAGAcgaccagaagaagctcgatgTCATCTCCAATGACCTCTTCATTGAGGCCATGCGCTCTTCAGGCAAGTGTGCGCTCCTCGTttccgaggaggaggacgaaaTCATCTATTTCAAGGACGCTTCAGATGCCCGCTACGCTGTCGCCTGCGATCCCATTGACGGTTCCTCCAACTTGGACGCTGGTGTCTCAGTCGGTACCATCTTCGCCATTCACAAGCTTCCCGAAGGCTCAAAGGGCTGCAAGGAGGACATCCTGAAGCCCGGTACTGAGCTACTCGCCGCCGGTTTCACCATGTACGGTGCCTCAGCTCAGCTCGTCATCACCATGCGCGGCGGAACCGTTAACGGCTTCACTCTCGACAACGGTGTCGGCGAGTTCATCCTGTCTCACCCCAACATGCGCCTGCCCAAGTCTCGCGACATCTACTCCTGCAATGAGGGTAACTCGCTATACTGggatgacaagaccatcaactACTTCAACTCGCTGAAGCAGGCTCAAGAAAACGGCAAGCCTTACAGCGCGCGTTACATCGGTTCCATGGTTGCTGATGCTTACCGAACTCTGCTGTACGGAGGTATCTTTGCTTACCCcgccgacaagaagagcCCCAAGGGCAAGCTCCGTATCCTCTACGAGTGTGCGCCCATGGCTCTTATCTTTGAGAATG CCGGTGGCCAAGCTGTCGACAGCAAGATGAACCGTCTGCTCGAGGTTGTGCCCGAGCACATCCACGACAAGGCCGGTATTTTCATGGGTAGTTAcgacgaggttgagaaggtTAAGAAGTTCCACCAGTAA